The proteins below come from a single Nocardiopsis gilva YIM 90087 genomic window:
- a CDS encoding FIST signal transduction protein, producing MARFGDALATGADLVSAAERAVLAAMRPLEGPADLICFWISGADPEEVVLAGERVMALADGAVTIGCTSGGVIGGGRGVEDQGAVSVWAARMPSVTITPFRLDTVPDGDHLAVVGMHEPSPVDQAALLLVDPYEFPTQAFVERSTEALDGLPFVGGLASGAQGPESVRLFADGEVADCGAVGLLLGGSGIVGTMVSQGCRPVGPAMAVTKSDGNMILELAGAPAYERLENLINALPPEEQELAAQGLHIGIAMDEYADRHERGDFLVRSVVAADPELGAITIGDMVEVGQTVRFQVRDRDTADADLRERLRMFDEDTGGRSAAALLFSCNGRGSTLFSSADHDVRMVRQALGIDAVSGFFASGEIGPVAGRNHLHGFTACLLAFES from the coding sequence GTGGCCAGGTTCGGTGATGCGCTGGCGACGGGCGCGGACCTCGTGAGCGCCGCGGAGCGGGCGGTGCTGGCCGCGATGCGCCCGCTGGAGGGACCGGCGGACCTCATCTGTTTCTGGATCAGCGGTGCCGACCCAGAAGAGGTGGTTCTGGCCGGGGAGCGTGTCATGGCGCTCGCGGACGGCGCGGTGACCATCGGCTGCACCTCCGGCGGCGTCATCGGCGGTGGCCGCGGCGTGGAGGACCAGGGCGCGGTGAGCGTGTGGGCGGCCCGGATGCCGTCTGTCACCATCACCCCGTTCCGCCTGGACACCGTGCCGGACGGCGACCACCTCGCCGTCGTGGGCATGCACGAGCCGTCCCCGGTCGACCAGGCCGCGTTGCTGCTGGTGGACCCCTACGAGTTTCCGACCCAGGCGTTCGTCGAGCGCTCCACCGAGGCCCTGGACGGCCTGCCGTTCGTCGGCGGGCTCGCCAGCGGCGCGCAGGGCCCGGAGTCGGTGCGGCTCTTCGCCGACGGCGAGGTCGCCGACTGCGGCGCGGTCGGGCTGCTGCTGGGCGGCTCCGGGATCGTCGGCACCATGGTCAGCCAGGGATGCCGCCCCGTGGGCCCGGCCATGGCGGTCACCAAGTCCGACGGCAACATGATCCTGGAGCTGGCCGGAGCCCCCGCCTACGAGCGGCTGGAGAACCTCATCAACGCGCTGCCGCCGGAGGAGCAGGAGCTGGCGGCGCAGGGCCTGCACATCGGCATCGCCATGGACGAGTACGCCGACCGCCACGAGCGCGGGGACTTCCTGGTGCGCTCGGTGGTGGCCGCCGACCCCGAGCTGGGCGCGATCACGATCGGCGACATGGTGGAGGTCGGCCAGACGGTGCGGTTCCAGGTGCGCGACCGCGACACGGCAGACGCCGACCTGCGCGAGCGGCTGCGCATGTTCGACGAGGACACCGGGGGCCGCAGTGCCGCCGCGCTGCTCTTCTCCTGCAACGGGCGCGGCTCCACCCTGTTCTCCAGCGCCGACCACGACGTCCGGATGGTCCGCCAGGCCCTCGGTATCGACGCGGTGAGCGGCTTCTTCGCCTCGGGCGAGATCGGCCCGGTGGCCGGCCGCAACCACCTGCACGGGTTCACCGCCTGTCTGCTCGCGTTCGAGTCATAG
- a CDS encoding RDD family protein — MHTPPWNSGPPYGPPPLPGPAAGSGPHPAPAGFGVRLGARIIDYLALSVFAFVFFILVTLVFSAVNPAGFEADLSQDYYDVWGLLWVFGWGLLLFFYDWLFHIAWGRTLGQLTLSLKVVRAADGGRLSQGQAVGRAAIFGLPHSVLCVGHVWVLVDCAFAGSDSHLGQSLHDRAAGTMVIRTRPAPARPAPYF, encoded by the coding sequence GTGCACACTCCCCCATGGAACTCCGGCCCGCCGTACGGACCACCGCCCCTTCCCGGGCCCGCCGCCGGTAGCGGACCGCACCCGGCCCCCGCGGGGTTCGGGGTGCGGTTGGGCGCGCGGATCATCGACTACCTGGCGCTGTCCGTGTTCGCCTTCGTCTTCTTCATCCTGGTGACGCTGGTCTTCTCGGCCGTCAACCCCGCGGGCTTCGAGGCCGACCTGTCCCAGGACTACTACGACGTCTGGGGCCTGCTCTGGGTCTTCGGCTGGGGGCTCCTGCTCTTCTTCTACGACTGGCTCTTCCACATCGCCTGGGGGCGCACCCTCGGGCAGTTGACGCTGTCGCTCAAGGTGGTGCGGGCCGCCGACGGCGGACGGCTCAGTCAGGGCCAGGCCGTCGGCCGGGCCGCGATCTTCGGCCTGCCGCACAGCGTGCTGTGCGTCGGCCACGTCTGGGTCCTGGTCGACTGCGCCTTCGCCGGGTCCGACAGCCACCTCGGGCAGAGCCTGCACGACCGGGCGGCCGGGACCATGGTCATCAGAACTCGGCCTGCCCCCGCCCGCCCGGCGCCCTACTTCTAG
- a CDS encoding RDD family protein, translated as MTTPSWNAPNSGYPAQGAPAPQDEDGGYGPSPDAGPNSPIPPSTPTHGYPQPGYGPPSPGYPGYPGYAGAPAAPPAPLASWGQRVAAHLFDTAIIILMAAVIVGAGVWVGYVLTSDGPVKGYVVASLVVLTLGAVFAATFCYRWLSHAKSGQTLGKRALGIQVVSLDTLRPPTKMASAGRELIFRALGMGGSFVGTLLDLLWPLWDEPKRQTLHDKAVSTIVIEK; from the coding sequence GTGACCACCCCATCATGGAATGCCCCGAATTCCGGATATCCGGCGCAGGGCGCCCCCGCACCGCAGGATGAGGACGGCGGATACGGTCCGTCTCCGGACGCGGGGCCTAACAGCCCGATACCCCCGAGCACGCCGACGCACGGATACCCCCAGCCCGGATACGGGCCGCCCTCCCCCGGGTATCCCGGTTATCCCGGCTACGCCGGTGCTCCCGCCGCTCCCCCGGCGCCGCTCGCGAGCTGGGGGCAGCGCGTCGCCGCCCACCTCTTCGACACCGCGATCATCATCCTCATGGCGGCAGTCATCGTCGGAGCCGGCGTCTGGGTCGGCTACGTGCTGACATCGGACGGACCGGTGAAGGGCTACGTCGTCGCCTCCCTGGTGGTGCTCACGCTCGGCGCGGTATTCGCGGCGACCTTCTGCTACCGCTGGCTGTCCCACGCCAAGTCCGGGCAGACGCTGGGCAAACGCGCCCTGGGGATCCAGGTCGTCTCCCTGGACACCCTGCGTCCGCCGACGAAGATGGCCTCCGCCGGGCGCGAACTGATCTTCAGGGCGCTCGGCATGGGCGGCAGCTTCGTCGGCACCCTCCTCGACCTCCTGTGGCCCCTGTGGGACGAACCGAAGCGGCAGACATTGCACGACAAGGCCGTCAGCACGATCGTGATCGAGAAGTAG
- the greA gene encoding transcription elongation factor GreA: MTETRDDNVTWLTQEAYDRLKAELEHLSGPGRIEIADKIEAAREEGDLRENGGYHAAKEEQGKIEARIAQLQGILRNARVGEAPRTAGEVGPGMTVTVKFEGDDEEITFLLASREESGAPIDVYSPKSPLGSAITGKKIGDSAKYTLPNGKSLKVDIIDAVPYGGA, from the coding sequence GTGACCGAGACCCGCGATGACAACGTCACCTGGCTGACTCAGGAGGCGTATGACCGGCTCAAGGCGGAGCTGGAGCACCTGTCGGGGCCTGGTCGCATCGAGATCGCCGACAAGATCGAAGCCGCCCGCGAAGAGGGTGACCTGCGAGAGAACGGCGGCTACCACGCCGCCAAGGAAGAGCAGGGCAAGATCGAGGCCCGCATCGCACAGCTCCAGGGAATCCTGCGCAATGCGCGTGTGGGCGAGGCCCCGCGCACGGCGGGTGAAGTCGGCCCCGGTATGACCGTGACCGTCAAGTTCGAAGGAGACGACGAGGAGATCACGTTCCTCCTCGCCTCCCGTGAGGAGAGCGGAGCTCCGATCGACGTCTACTCCCCCAAGTCACCGCTGGGTAGCGCGATCACGGGTAAGAAGATCGGCGATTCGGCGAAGTACACCCTGCCGAACGGCAAGAGCCTGAAGGTGGACATCATCGACGCCGTCCCGTACGGCGGCGCGTAG
- a CDS encoding DUF4307 domain-containing protein, with the protein MPDSPSASNPDAAPPARGMRRLYGNKPFIFLMGLLGAGIFTIGWGSALMSYGGHTGSVSYQTIAWNAESEDEATITFQVNSGSPAVCVISATDAHHVEVGQDRVEVKAGNRNVTTNVDTVRTASAVEVTSCREQGSEE; encoded by the coding sequence ATGCCCGACAGCCCTTCCGCTTCCAACCCCGACGCCGCTCCACCGGCCCGGGGCATGCGGCGTCTCTACGGGAACAAGCCGTTCATCTTCCTGATGGGCCTGCTGGGCGCCGGGATCTTCACCATCGGGTGGGGATCGGCACTGATGAGCTACGGCGGCCACACCGGGAGCGTGTCGTATCAAACCATCGCCTGGAACGCCGAGTCCGAGGATGAGGCGACCATCACCTTCCAGGTGAACAGCGGCAGCCCCGCGGTCTGTGTGATCAGCGCCACCGACGCGCACCATGTTGAGGTCGGCCAGGACCGCGTGGAGGTCAAGGCCGGAAACCGCAACGTCACTACCAACGTTGACACGGTTCGCACGGCATCGGCGGTAGAAGTGACCTCCTGCAGGGAACAAGGTTCGGAAGAGTAG
- the mca gene encoding mycothiol conjugate amidase Mca — protein sequence MSERLRLMAVHAHPDDESSKGAATMARYVSEGAEVLVVTLTGGERGSILNPAMDRPEIVANIGEVRRKEMAEARQILGVHQEFSGFVDSGLPEGDPLPPLPEGCFALQPLDVASEPLVRSVRSFKPHVMITYDENGGYPHPDHIMTHKVSVEAFDAAGDPERYPEAGDPWQPLKLYYHVSFPRVRFEALSQMLDERELENPYKEWMKRIDERKWPEWEITTQVRCDEHFETRDRALIAHATQIDPNGFWFAVPMDVQREAWPYEDYHLARSLVDTDIPEKDLFAGVREAVRA from the coding sequence TTGTCCGAGCGCTTGCGGCTGATGGCCGTTCATGCCCACCCTGATGATGAGTCCAGCAAAGGCGCCGCCACGATGGCACGCTACGTCAGCGAAGGCGCCGAAGTGCTGGTCGTCACACTGACCGGAGGAGAACGCGGCTCCATCCTCAACCCTGCCATGGACCGCCCGGAGATCGTCGCCAACATCGGCGAGGTCCGCCGCAAGGAGATGGCCGAGGCACGCCAGATCCTCGGCGTCCACCAGGAGTTCAGCGGCTTCGTCGACTCCGGCCTGCCCGAAGGCGACCCACTGCCCCCGCTCCCCGAGGGCTGCTTCGCGCTGCAGCCGCTCGACGTGGCCTCCGAACCGCTGGTCCGCTCCGTGCGCTCCTTCAAGCCGCACGTGATGATCACCTACGACGAGAACGGCGGCTACCCGCACCCCGACCACATCATGACCCACAAGGTCTCGGTCGAGGCCTTCGACGCCGCGGGCGACCCCGAACGCTACCCCGAGGCCGGCGACCCGTGGCAGCCCCTCAAGCTCTACTACCACGTCTCCTTCCCCCGGGTCCGGTTCGAGGCCCTCTCCCAGATGCTCGACGAGCGGGAGCTGGAGAACCCCTACAAGGAGTGGATGAAGCGCATCGACGAGCGCAAGTGGCCGGAGTGGGAGATCACCACGCAGGTCCGCTGCGACGAGCACTTCGAGACCCGCGACCGCGCCCTGATCGCGCACGCCACCCAGATCGACCCCAACGGGTTCTGGTTCGCCGTGCCGATGGACGTCCAGCGCGAGGCCTGGCCGTATGAGGACTACCACCTCGCACGGTCCCTCGTGGACACCGACATCCCAGAGAAGGACCTGTTCGCAGGGGTCCGCGAAGCAGTGAGAGCATAG
- a CDS encoding thioredoxin domain-containing protein: MSNRLADATSPYLLQHADNPVDWQPWGEEAFAEARRRQVPILVSVGYAACHWCHVMAHESFEDQSTADLMNAGFVNIKVDREERPDVDAVYMEATQAMTGQGGWPMTVFTTPDGAPFYCGTYFPREHFQRLLQGVSRAWEQEREGVVEQGRRVVEALSAPRSLPKAAPPGPEVLDTAVAALARDYDDVNGGYGSAPKFPPSMVQSFLLAHHARTGERRSLDAAAHTAGAMARGGMYDQLGGGFSRYSVDAAWVVPHFEKMLYDNALLARAYTRLWRATGDDLARRVALETLDWMVADLRTAEGGFASALDADSEGEEGRYYVWTPEQLRAVLGDDDGAWAADLYGVTATGTFEHGASVLQLRADPDDPDRHARVRSALLAARAQRVRPERDDKAVAAWNGLAIAALAEAGALLDRPDLVDHARAAARLLRDVHMHDGRILRTSRDGVAGGSAGVLEDYGDVAEGLLALHAVTGEPEWVTLAGGLLDTVLVHFADGEGGFFDTADDSEALFNRPRDPTDNVTPSGWFAAAGALLTYAGLTGTPRYRQAAEAALSPVTLLAEKAARFAGWGLTVAETLLSGPLEIAVVGPSDDPRTRELHRTALHHAPFGTAVTLGDGTADGGVPLLTDRPLVDGAPAVYVCQGFTCDLPVTTPERLRERLR, translated from the coding sequence ATGTCCAATCGTCTCGCCGACGCGACCAGTCCCTACCTCCTCCAGCACGCCGACAACCCCGTCGACTGGCAGCCCTGGGGTGAGGAGGCCTTCGCCGAGGCCCGCCGCCGACAGGTCCCCATCCTCGTCTCCGTGGGGTATGCGGCCTGTCACTGGTGCCACGTCATGGCGCACGAGTCCTTCGAGGACCAGTCCACCGCCGACCTGATGAACGCCGGCTTCGTCAACATCAAGGTCGACCGCGAGGAGCGCCCCGACGTCGACGCCGTCTACATGGAGGCCACCCAGGCCATGACCGGCCAGGGCGGCTGGCCCATGACCGTCTTCACCACCCCCGACGGCGCGCCGTTCTACTGCGGCACCTACTTCCCGCGCGAGCACTTCCAACGCCTCCTCCAGGGCGTCTCGCGCGCCTGGGAGCAGGAGCGCGAGGGCGTCGTGGAGCAGGGGCGCCGCGTCGTCGAGGCGCTCAGCGCCCCCCGGTCGCTGCCCAAGGCGGCGCCGCCCGGCCCCGAGGTGCTGGACACCGCCGTCGCCGCGCTGGCCCGCGACTACGACGACGTCAACGGCGGCTACGGCAGTGCGCCCAAGTTCCCGCCGTCCATGGTGCAGTCCTTCCTGCTGGCGCACCACGCCCGCACCGGCGAGCGGCGCAGCCTGGACGCCGCCGCCCACACGGCCGGGGCGATGGCCCGGGGCGGCATGTACGACCAGCTCGGCGGCGGGTTCTCCCGCTACTCGGTGGACGCGGCGTGGGTCGTGCCGCACTTCGAGAAGATGCTCTACGACAACGCCCTGCTCGCCCGCGCCTACACCCGGCTGTGGCGCGCCACCGGCGACGACCTCGCGCGGCGGGTCGCCCTGGAAACCCTCGACTGGATGGTCGCGGACCTGCGCACCGCCGAGGGCGGCTTCGCCTCCGCCCTGGACGCCGACAGCGAGGGCGAGGAGGGCCGCTACTACGTCTGGACGCCCGAGCAGCTGCGCGCGGTGCTGGGGGACGACGACGGCGCCTGGGCGGCCGACCTCTACGGCGTCACCGCCACCGGCACCTTCGAGCACGGCGCCTCGGTGCTGCAACTGCGCGCCGACCCCGACGACCCCGACCGCCACGCCCGCGTCCGCTCCGCTCTGCTGGCCGCGCGCGCCCAGCGCGTCCGGCCGGAGCGCGACGACAAGGCGGTGGCCGCCTGGAACGGCCTGGCGATCGCCGCGCTGGCCGAGGCCGGCGCCCTCCTCGACCGCCCCGACCTGGTGGATCACGCCCGCGCCGCCGCGCGCCTGCTCCGTGACGTCCACATGCACGACGGCCGGATCCTGCGTACCTCGCGCGATGGCGTCGCGGGCGGGAGCGCCGGTGTCCTGGAGGACTACGGCGATGTCGCCGAGGGGCTGCTGGCGCTGCACGCCGTCACCGGCGAACCGGAGTGGGTGACCCTGGCGGGCGGCCTGCTGGACACGGTCCTGGTGCACTTCGCCGACGGCGAGGGCGGGTTCTTCGACACCGCCGACGACAGCGAGGCGCTGTTCAACCGCCCCCGGGACCCCACGGACAACGTGACGCCCTCGGGCTGGTTCGCCGCCGCCGGAGCGCTGCTCACCTACGCCGGACTGACCGGCACGCCCCGGTACCGCCAGGCCGCCGAAGCGGCGCTGTCCCCGGTGACACTGCTCGCCGAGAAGGCCGCGCGCTTCGCCGGGTGGGGGCTGACCGTGGCCGAGACGCTGCTCAGCGGGCCGCTGGAGATCGCCGTGGTGGGCCCGTCGGACGACCCGCGTACCCGGGAACTGCACCGCACCGCCCTGCACCACGCCCCCTTCGGCACCGCCGTGACCCTGGGCGACGGCACCGCCGACGGCGGGGTCCCCCTGCTCACGGACCGGCCCCTGGTGGACGGTGCCCCAGCGGTCTACGTCTGCCAGGGCTTCACCTGCGATCTGCCC